One part of the Populus alba chromosome 18, ASM523922v2, whole genome shotgun sequence genome encodes these proteins:
- the LOC118052107 gene encoding blue copper protein 1b isoform X2 → MARGLDMAFLAAIAVAALIHSSAAQSTYTVGDTTGWTVPSGSAFYSTWAASKTFSVDDILVFNFAAGAHDVAKVTKADYDACNSSNPISLITTPPARITINASGEHYFLCNIPGHCSGGQKLMINVSDASSSPSPAPQTSSPTPQPSTPAPQPSTPAPQPSTPPPQSSPAPQPSTPTPSSSPSPASTPPPTPASSPSPPSPTPASSSSPPSPPATTPPTTAPPPNSATSLGLAGFTTFLSIFVALCY, encoded by the exons ATGGCAAGAGGACTCGACATGGCGTTCCTTGCAGCAATTGCAGTAGCTGCTTTGATACACAGCTCAGCAGCACAATCAACCTATACGGTAGGTGATACCACAGGTTGGACCGTTCCTTCTGGTTCTGCTTTCTACTCAACGTGGGCTGCAAGCAAAACCTTCAGTGTCGATGACATTCTAG TTTTTAATTTTGCGGCCGGTGCTCATGATGTTGCCAAGGTGACAAAGGCAGATTACGATGCCTGCAACTCAAGCAATCCCATTTCCTTGATAACCACCCCCCCAGCAAGAATCACCATTAATGCTTCAGGAGAGCACTATTTCCTTTGCAATATTCCTGGCCATTGTTCTGGTGGTCAAAAGTTGATGATCAATGTTAGTGatgcatcttcttctccttctccagcTCCTCAAACATCTTCTCCTACTCCTCAACCCTCTACTCCAGCTCCTCAACCTTCTACACCAGCTCCTCAACCTTCCACTCCACCTCCTCAGTCTTCTCCTGCTCCTCAACCTTCCACTCCTACTCCATCTTCCAGTCCATCACCAGCTTCTACCCCACCAC CTACCCCAGCTTCTAGCCCATCACCACCATCACCTACCCCAGCTTCTAGCTCATCACCACCATCACCCCCAGCTACCACACCACCAACAACTGCTCCTCCACCAAACTCTGCTACATCCCTTGGTCTCGCTGGCTTTACCACTTTCTTGTCCATTTTTGTAGCGTTGTGCTATTAG
- the LOC118052107 gene encoding uncharacterized protein isoform X1, with amino-acid sequence MARGLDMAFLAAIAVAALIHSSAAQSTYTVGDTTGWTVPSGSAFYSTWAASKTFSVDDILVFNFAAGAHDVAKVTKADYDACNSSNPISLITTPPARITINASGEHYFLCNIPGHCSGGQKLMINVSDASSSPSPAPQTSSPTPQPSTPAPQPSTPAPQPSTPPPQSSPAPQPSTPTPSSSPSPASTPPPTPASSPSTPPTPASSPSPPSPTPASSSSPPSPPATTPPTTAPPPNSATSLGLAGFTTFLSIFVALCY; translated from the exons ATGGCAAGAGGACTCGACATGGCGTTCCTTGCAGCAATTGCAGTAGCTGCTTTGATACACAGCTCAGCAGCACAATCAACCTATACGGTAGGTGATACCACAGGTTGGACCGTTCCTTCTGGTTCTGCTTTCTACTCAACGTGGGCTGCAAGCAAAACCTTCAGTGTCGATGACATTCTAG TTTTTAATTTTGCGGCCGGTGCTCATGATGTTGCCAAGGTGACAAAGGCAGATTACGATGCCTGCAACTCAAGCAATCCCATTTCCTTGATAACCACCCCCCCAGCAAGAATCACCATTAATGCTTCAGGAGAGCACTATTTCCTTTGCAATATTCCTGGCCATTGTTCTGGTGGTCAAAAGTTGATGATCAATGTTAGTGatgcatcttcttctccttctccagcTCCTCAAACATCTTCTCCTACTCCTCAACCCTCTACTCCAGCTCCTCAACCTTCTACACCAGCTCCTCAACCTTCCACTCCACCTCCTCAGTCTTCTCCTGCTCCTCAACCTTCCACTCCTACTCCATCTTCCAGTCCATCACCAGCTTCTACCCCACCACCTACTCCAGCTTCTAGCCCATCAACACCACCTACCCCAGCTTCTAGCCCATCACCACCATCACCTACCCCAGCTTCTAGCTCATCACCACCATCACCCCCAGCTACCACACCACCAACAACTGCTCCTCCACCAAACTCTGCTACATCCCTTGGTCTCGCTGGCTTTACCACTTTCTTGTCCATTTTTGTAGCGTTGTGCTATTAG
- the LOC118052102 gene encoding uncharacterized protein — protein sequence MPRPGPRPYECVRRAWHSDRHKPIRGSMIGQILRMAYDTHSAATKGNREWQDKLLLVVCRAEEIMYSKANSEAEYVSQDTLWDRVNDAVNTIIRRDESTETGDLLPPCIEAALNLGCKVERASRSQRHNNPRSYLSPRTQEPASVAPRAIDRSHDEQGPRLMPIHSINPLNFAARATTIVNPNLPVSESSHRLAESSNAPPPHSYPILYENIPPGSDQLTTKEADMHQNFGSVYPLFYGNQYQIEASDMVSEVPTRTNSNTILVGKPIGTSVAAHRDMGVLQTVFSCSSAEVGSVKITKADFRNIHEKPTGTQCDLSLRLGPCSDPCRSNERNQAQENEIVGSSSSQERDKFSVFSQHKNMEFCFFPSTSNRGPSESCPDRWASEGDVQNSEANIRKRKAPFSDNVEDGHFCWQSNQLIGRIEGPGL from the exons ATGCCAAGGCCAGGACCAAGGCCTTATGAGTGTGTGAGAAGAGCATGGCATAGTGATAGGCACAAACCCATCAGAGGTTCCATGATTGGACAAATTTTAAG GATGGCCTATGACACTCACAGTGCTGCAACAAAAGGGAACAGGGAGTGGCAAGATAAGCTTCTTCTTGTGGTTTGCAGGGCCGAGGAAATCATGTACTCCAAAGCCAACTCCGAG GCTGAGTATGTGAGCCAAGACACTTTATGGGACAGAGTAAACGATGCCGTTAATACCATTATAAGGAGAGATGAGAGTACTGAAACTGGAGATCTTTTGCCTCCTTGTATTGAAG CTGCCCTTAATTTGGGATGCAAAGTGGAGAGAGCTTCGAGAAGCCAACGACACAACAATCCCAGGAGCTACCTCAGCCCAAGAACGCAAGAACCGGCATCTGTAGCTCCTAGAGCTATAGATAGATCTCATGATGAGCAAGGCCCTCGGCTAATGCCAATTCACTCGATCAATCCATTGAACTTTGCTGCAAGAGCCACCACAATTGTGAATCCAAATCTTCCTGTTTCAGAGTCTAGTCATCGTCTGGCTGAGAGTAGTAATGCTCCTCCTCCTCACAGTTACCCTATCTTGTATGAGAATATCCCTCCTGGCAGTGATCAGTTGACAACCAAGGAAGCCGACATGCATCAGAACTTTGGTTCAGTTTATCCCTTGTTTTATGGAAATCAATATCAAATAGAAGCATCTGATATGGTCTCCGAAGTTCCGACAAGGACGAACTCCAACACTATACTTGTGGGTAAACCTATTGGTACATCAGTTGCTGCGCATAGGGATATGGGCGTCTTGCAGACAGTTTTCTCATGTTCCAGTGCTGAAGTTGGTTCCGTGAAAATCACAAAAGCAGATTTCAGGAATATCCATGAGAAGCCAACTGGCACACAATGTGATTTATCCTTAAGGTTGGGTCCATGCTCAGACCCTTGTAGAAGCAACGAGAGAAATCAAGCTCAAGAAAATGAAATCGTTGGCTCTAGCAGTTCTCAAGAAAGAGACAAGTTTAGTGTTTTTTCTCAACATAAAAACATGGAATTCTGTTTTTTTCCCAGTACAAGCAATAGGGGTCCCTCTGAGTCCTGTCCGGATAGGTGGGCCTCAGAGGGTGATGTTCAGAATTCGGAGGCAAACATCAGAAAGCGCAAGGCACCCTTCAGTGACAATGTGGAGGATGGACATTTTTGCTGGCAGTCCAACCAGTTAATTGGTCGAATAGAAGGGCCAGGTTTGTAG
- the LOC118052103 gene encoding umecyanin: protein MASRLCFNIGFLIVASVGLLHGAYAANTYTVGGDLGWIIPPNSSYYEEWTSQSTFQIGDSFVFNWTTGTHTATEVSTKEEYDNCTKMGIILKDAGVKVTFKDNATHYFLCSEGTHCEQGQKMVIKIGDGIPPSFAAPSLTAVAAALSALFFSTLAIFFLN from the exons ATGGCTAGCCGATTGTGTTTCAATATTGGGTTCTTGATTGTTGCATCGGTGGGTTTGCTTCACGGTGCATATGCAGCTAATACTTATACAGTTGGAGGTGATTTGGGATGGATTATTCCTCCGAACAGCTCTTACTATGAGGAATGGACCAGCCAGAGCACATTTCAGATAGGAGACTCCTTCG TATTCAACTGGACAACCGGAACACATACCGCAACTGAAGTAAGTACCAAGGAGGAGTACGATAATTGCACAAAGATGGgaataatattgaaagatgcAGGAGTTAAAGTCACTTTCAAAGATAATGCCACGCACTACTTCCTCTGCTCTGAAGGGACACACTGTGAGCAAGGCCAGAAGATGGTAATCAAAATTGGAGATGGCATACCGCCAAGTTTTGCAGCTCCATCTCTTACCGCCGTCGCCGCCGCCTTATCTGCTCTTTTCTTCTCCACCTTAGCCATCTTCTTCTTGAACTAA
- the LOC118052105 gene encoding umecyanin: MASRLCFNIGFLIVASVGLLHGAYAANTYTVGGDLGWIVPPNNTYYEEWASQRTFQIGDSFVFNWTTGTHTATEVSTKEEYDNCTKMGIILIDAGVQVTFNANGTHYFLCSEGTHCEQGQKMIIKIGDGIPPSFAAPSLTAAAALSALFFSTLAIFFLN, from the exons ATGGCTAGCCGGTTGTGTTTCAATATTGGGTTCTTGATTGTTGCATCGGTGGGTTTGCTTCACGGTGCCTATGCAGCTAATACTTACACAGTTGGAGGTGATTTGGGATGGATTGTTCCTCCGAACAACACTTACTATGAGGAATGGGCCAGCCAGAGGACATTTCAGATAGGAGACTCCTTCG tATTCAACTGGACAACCGGAACACATACCGCAACTGAAGTGAGTACCAAGGAGGAGTACGATAATTGCACAAAGATGGGAATTATATTGATAGATGCAGGGGTTCAAGTCACTTTCAATGCAAATGGTACGCACTACTTCCTCTGCTCTGAAGGGACACACTGTGAGCAAGGCCAGAAGATGATAATCAAGATTGGAGATGGCATACCGCCAAGTTTTGCAGCTCCGTCTCTTACAGCGGCCGCCGCCTTATCTGCTCTTTTCTTCTCCACCTTAGCCATCTTCTTCTTAAACTAA
- the LOC118052106 gene encoding umecyanin — MASRLCFNIGFLIVASVGLLHGAYAANTYTVGGDLGWIVPPNSTYYEEWASQRTFQIGDTFVFNWTTGTHTTTEVSTKEEYDNCTKMGMILAFAGVQVTFKENGTHYFLCSEGTHCEQGQKMIIKIGDGIPPSFAAPSLNAAAALSALFFSTLAIFFLN; from the exons ATGGCTAGCCGTTTGTGTTTCAACATTGGGTTCTTGATTGTTGCATCGGTGGGTTTGCTTCACGGTGCATATGCAGCTAATACTTACACAGTTGGAGGTGATTTGGGATGGATTGTTCCTCCGAACAGCACTTACTATGAGGAATGGGCCAGCCAGAGGACATTTCAGATAGGAGACACCTTCG tATTCAACTGGACAACCGGAACACATACCACAACTGAAGTGAGTACCAAGGAGGAGTACGATAATTGCACAAAGATGGGAATGATATTGGCTTTTGCAGGAGTTCAAGTCACTTTCAAAGAAAATGGTACGCACTACTTCCTCTGCTCTGAAGGAACACACTGTGAACAAGGCCAGAAGATGATAATCAAGATTGGAGATGGCATACCGCCAAGTTTTGCAGCTCCGTCTCTTAACGCGGCCGCCGCCTTATCTGCTCTTTTCTTCTCCACCTTAGCCATCTTCTTCTTAAACTAA